A single genomic interval of Amycolatopsis albispora harbors:
- a CDS encoding DUF3050 domain-containing protein, giving the protein MSGYQWKSAGREIERLRVSISGIRAEVTGHRLYGLLRRRADVATFMTHHVFAVWESMSLLKALQGRLTCVRVPWVPRDQPIGGRLVNELVLVEESDALECGFTSHFELYRQAMAAAGADTAPIDEFLGLLRSGIPVPRALVTADAPEPAAEFVRASWSLVSEGTVHQQAAAFAFGRAELGPAMFAQVAAEDRLALFRLYLDRHVVADQRRHTPMAMRVLAGLCGDDESKWRECAEAAREVLRARVRLWDGVCAALDRRLTSVPAPG; this is encoded by the coding sequence TTGTCCGGATATCAGTGGAAGTCGGCAGGCCGGGAAATCGAGCGCCTCCGCGTCTCGATCAGCGGTATTCGCGCGGAGGTCACCGGGCACCGGCTGTACGGCCTGCTGCGCCGCCGGGCCGACGTGGCCACCTTCATGACGCACCACGTGTTCGCCGTCTGGGAGTCCATGTCGCTGCTCAAGGCGCTGCAGGGCAGGCTGACCTGCGTGCGTGTGCCGTGGGTGCCGCGTGACCAGCCGATCGGCGGCAGGCTGGTCAACGAGCTCGTGCTGGTCGAGGAGAGCGACGCGCTGGAATGCGGGTTCACCAGCCACTTCGAGCTGTACCGGCAGGCGATGGCGGCGGCCGGGGCGGACACCGCGCCGATCGACGAGTTCCTCGGACTGCTCCGCAGCGGCATTCCGGTTCCGCGGGCCTTGGTCACCGCGGACGCGCCGGAACCCGCCGCGGAGTTCGTGCGCGCGAGCTGGTCGCTGGTCAGCGAGGGCACCGTGCACCAGCAGGCGGCGGCCTTCGCCTTCGGCCGCGCCGAGCTGGGCCCGGCGATGTTCGCCCAGGTCGCCGCCGAGGACAGGCTGGCGTTGTTCCGGCTCTACCTCGACCGGCACGTGGTGGCCGACCAGCGGCGGCACACCCCGATGGCGATGCGGGTGCTCGCCGGGTTGTGCGGTGACGACGAGTCGAAGTGGCGTGAGTGCGCCGAAGCCGCACGCGAGGTGCTCCGGGCGCGGGTGCGGCTGTGGGACGGCGTGTGCGCGGCGCTGGACCGCCGCCTCACCAGCGTTCCCGCACCAGGCTGA
- a CDS encoding phosphotransferase, which yields MRSPEELAARTERATRAAADAARELGVTVTEPRAIYDVFSVVVVLDPAPVIARVPAVLPRSVTPEQQAGFQRNELAVTRWLADRGEPTVVPSPLVPAEPVRRDGFGITFWELIEGVTEPELELGPRFALTARLHSVLREYPGDPGFLSMMDGFMDDALAQLAERPDLLPPEDLARARREWAVFEPLLASEDAFLAEFPDADLQVVHGDAPYYNLIETPGRVYFSDFEHVTRGPVEWDLASIGDEGVAAYDAEAAKFGLRPVDPRLLRAMEALRNLQIVGCLAMVPELPLLADGLKPVIEHWRTTEPAGGLG from the coding sequence AACTCGGGGTGACGGTGACCGAGCCCAGGGCCATCTACGACGTGTTCTCCGTGGTGGTGGTCCTGGACCCGGCGCCGGTCATCGCCCGCGTGCCGGCCGTGCTGCCGCGTTCGGTCACCCCGGAGCAGCAGGCCGGTTTCCAGCGCAACGAACTCGCCGTCACCCGCTGGCTCGCCGACCGCGGTGAGCCGACCGTGGTGCCGAGCCCGCTGGTGCCCGCCGAACCGGTGCGCCGCGACGGCTTCGGCATCACCTTCTGGGAGCTGATCGAGGGCGTCACGGAGCCGGAACTGGAGCTGGGGCCGCGGTTCGCGCTCACCGCGCGCCTGCACTCGGTGCTCCGCGAATACCCCGGCGACCCGGGTTTCCTGTCGATGATGGACGGGTTCATGGACGACGCGCTCGCGCAGCTCGCCGAGCGTCCCGACCTGCTGCCGCCCGAGGACCTGGCGCGGGCGCGCCGCGAGTGGGCGGTGTTCGAGCCGCTGCTCGCCTCGGAAGACGCCTTCCTCGCCGAATTCCCGGACGCCGACCTGCAGGTCGTGCACGGCGACGCTCCGTACTACAACCTGATCGAGACCCCCGGACGGGTGTACTTCTCGGATTTCGAGCACGTCACGCGCGGGCCGGTGGAATGGGACCTGGCCTCGATCGGGGACGAGGGCGTGGCCGCCTACGACGCCGAGGCCGCCAAGTTCGGGCTGCGGCCGGTGGACCCGCGGCTGCTGCGGGCCATGGAAGCCCTGCGGAACCTGCAGATCGTCGGCTGCCTGGCGATGGTGCCGGAACTGCCGCTGCTCGCCGACGGCCTCAAGCCGGTGATCGAGCACTGGCGGACCACCGAACCGGCCGGCGGGCTCGGCTGA
- a CDS encoding class I SAM-dependent methyltransferase, with translation MDVTTPPYVFGERADARREQARCLSAAYDPLTIEGLVATGVGDGWRCLELGAGGGSIARWLAERTAPSGWVLATDLRPDEEVQAPGLSWARHDVVTDPLPPSTFDLVHARLVLRHLPQRQSVLTKLAESLVPGGWLQLDEFDTSYGHCLRASTSDAAALYQRFLDAVATVMNRAGADRTWGRRAAAALTEAGFTEVGVRPSLEVWTADSPGLRLLVHHTDHLRDELLAAGLTERQLGEVRAVMTDPRFLAVSCPMYVVHGRRR, from the coding sequence ATGGACGTGACCACCCCGCCGTACGTCTTCGGTGAGCGCGCGGACGCCCGCCGCGAGCAGGCCCGCTGCCTGTCCGCCGCCTACGACCCGCTGACCATCGAGGGGCTGGTGGCCACCGGGGTCGGTGACGGCTGGCGGTGCCTGGAACTGGGCGCGGGCGGCGGGTCGATCGCGCGCTGGCTGGCCGAGCGGACCGCACCGAGCGGCTGGGTGCTGGCCACCGATCTGCGGCCGGACGAGGAAGTCCAGGCGCCGGGGTTGTCCTGGGCCCGGCACGACGTGGTCACCGATCCGCTGCCACCGTCCACTTTCGACCTGGTGCACGCGCGCCTGGTGCTGCGGCACCTGCCCCAGCGGCAGTCCGTGCTCACCAAACTGGCGGAGTCGCTGGTGCCGGGTGGCTGGTTGCAGCTCGACGAGTTCGACACCTCGTACGGCCACTGCCTGCGAGCGTCCACTTCGGACGCGGCGGCGTTGTACCAGCGCTTTCTCGACGCGGTGGCCACCGTGATGAACCGGGCCGGAGCCGACCGGACCTGGGGCCGCCGGGCCGCGGCGGCGCTGACCGAGGCCGGGTTCACCGAGGTCGGCGTGCGCCCGTCGCTGGAGGTGTGGACCGCGGATTCACCCGGTCTGCGGTTGCTCGTCCACCACACGGACCACCTCCGGGACGAACTGCTGGCGGCCGGGCTGACCGAACGGCAGCTCGGCGAGGTGCGCGCGGTGATGACCGATCCGCGGTTCCTCGCCGTGTCGTGCCCGATGTACGTGGTCCACGGCAGGCGCCGATGA
- a CDS encoding LIC_13387 family protein, with translation MKTFRIGAWAWIATGAGHLATAALLAAKAATPEADRAMTAMREYGIELLGLQRSLADLDRGMSLVMGVALIFAGAVCLFVPEASRKLAGLALAASVVALGLSAWLLPLPPIVLFAVACIAFGWSLAKPQPRR, from the coding sequence GTGAAGACGTTCAGGATCGGGGCGTGGGCGTGGATCGCCACTGGCGCCGGGCATCTGGCCACCGCGGCCCTGCTGGCCGCCAAAGCCGCAACCCCGGAAGCGGACCGCGCGATGACGGCGATGCGCGAGTACGGCATCGAGTTGCTCGGCCTCCAGCGAAGCCTGGCGGACCTCGACCGCGGCATGTCGCTGGTGATGGGCGTGGCGTTGATCTTCGCCGGGGCGGTGTGCCTGTTCGTCCCCGAAGCCAGCCGGAAGCTGGCCGGGTTGGCGCTCGCCGCGTCCGTGGTCGCGCTCGGGTTGTCGGCGTGGTTGCTGCCCCTTCCGCCGATCGTGCTGTTCGCGGTCGCCTGCATTGCCTTCGGGTGGTCGCTGGCCAAGCCCCAGCCCCGGCGTTAA
- a CDS encoding TetR/AcrR family transcriptional regulator, whose protein sequence is MARLTREDWTTAALRALAKGGVAAVSVDALAGELGITRGSFYWHFKDRDALLTAAMETWERRTTAELITRLEPLDDPREKLREGFLAALGTEVIAGLEPALMAQAEHPAVAPVLRRVIDRRISFLASLYGELGLTPAVARRQAVFAYSAYLGWSDLRRAAGSVVPEVAVEGARGRAGLKHLIDQLTTLP, encoded by the coding sequence ATGGCTCGACTCACCCGCGAGGACTGGACAACGGCGGCCCTGCGCGCGCTGGCGAAGGGCGGCGTGGCCGCCGTCTCCGTGGACGCGCTCGCCGGGGAACTCGGCATCACGCGCGGCAGTTTCTACTGGCACTTCAAGGATCGCGACGCGCTGCTGACCGCGGCGATGGAAACCTGGGAGCGGCGGACCACGGCCGAGTTGATCACCCGGCTGGAGCCGCTGGACGACCCGCGGGAGAAGCTGCGCGAAGGTTTCCTGGCGGCGCTGGGCACGGAGGTGATCGCCGGGTTGGAGCCCGCTTTGATGGCGCAGGCGGAACACCCGGCGGTCGCGCCGGTACTGCGGCGCGTGATCGACCGGCGGATCTCGTTCTTGGCTTCGCTGTACGGCGAGCTGGGGCTGACACCCGCGGTGGCGCGCCGACAGGCGGTTTTTGCGTACTCGGCGTATTTGGGCTGGTCGGACCTGCGACGGGCGGCGGGCTCGGTGGTGCCGGAGGTCGCGGTCGAGGGTGCGCGGGGACGGGCTGGGCTGAAGCACCTCATCGACCAGCTGACCACCCTGCCCTGA
- a CDS encoding SGNH/GDSL hydrolase family protein has product MYRSTLALLSLLAALLFPVSAAAEAPVRVMPLGDSITGSPGCWRALLWQHLQQTGHTAVDFVGTLPAQGCGFPHDGDNEGHGGFLATGIADQNLLPGWLSATDPDIVLMHLGTNDVWNNQSPATILTAFGKLLGQMRAQNPTTKLLVAQIIPMAPANCAACAQRVIDLNAAIPAWAQANSTAQSPITVVDQWTGFSPAADTYDGVHPNGTSGIQKIEGRWYPALTAALG; this is encoded by the coding sequence ATGTACCGCTCCACGCTCGCCCTGCTCAGCCTGCTGGCCGCGCTCCTGTTCCCGGTGTCCGCCGCCGCGGAGGCACCGGTCCGGGTCATGCCGCTCGGCGACTCGATCACCGGCTCACCCGGCTGCTGGCGCGCGCTGCTCTGGCAGCACCTCCAGCAAACCGGCCACACCGCCGTCGACTTCGTCGGCACGCTGCCCGCCCAGGGCTGCGGCTTCCCCCACGACGGCGACAATGAAGGCCACGGCGGCTTCCTCGCCACCGGCATCGCCGACCAGAACCTCCTGCCCGGCTGGCTGTCCGCCACCGACCCGGACATCGTGCTGATGCACCTGGGCACCAACGACGTCTGGAACAACCAGAGCCCAGCCACCATTCTCACCGCGTTCGGCAAGCTGCTCGGCCAGATGCGCGCGCAGAACCCGACGACGAAACTGCTCGTCGCGCAGATCATCCCGATGGCACCGGCGAACTGCGCCGCCTGCGCGCAGCGCGTGATCGACCTCAACGCCGCCATTCCCGCCTGGGCGCAGGCGAACAGCACCGCCCAGTCCCCGATCACCGTGGTCGACCAGTGGACCGGCTTCAGCCCGGCCGCCGACACCTACGACGGCGTGCACCCGAACGGCACCAGCGGCATCCAGAAGATCGAAGGCCGCTGGTACCCGGCACTGACCGCGGCGCTCGGCTAG
- a CDS encoding CoA transferase: MTSVAAPGLTWAGPISLPLADEPMVQAACGLMHVHGRRYGRPEPIAVDYARTVAGVFARQGALAASIATARGLPLRLVRTSVAQAALHAVAQYLAVATADDDWTEIRGTGGPPFTTADGVHVEVETLKAEDWARFWSLLGASPAAIRAGWPPFQQRFGTAVCPLPDELAARVAARIFRSVAEAGAAAGVSVLPARECPRDLPGPAFRVTPAGDPGPGWPPPGDLPLAGLVVVESARRVQGPLAGHVLSLLGAEVVRVEPPGGDPARWVPPIVDGCSARFLALNRSKSAVELDLSTPSGRAGLVELLAGAHVFLHNWAPGKAASWGLDDLPSVHSGLVYAWAGGWGGAFGDNPPLGTDYLVQAHSGLAAALRPGAPAPSLMTLTDVLGGLVCAEGILTALLDRVRTGRGARVDSSLWSAISLVPQRRPQWTSSIELRDGRLYGATEPIEVCTDLAELAADPRFATALGRDGYAYPLPPWEFA; this comes from the coding sequence ATGACGTCGGTCGCCGCTCCCGGGCTCACCTGGGCCGGGCCGATCTCGCTCCCGCTGGCCGACGAGCCGATGGTGCAGGCGGCGTGCGGGCTGATGCACGTCCACGGCCGCCGGTACGGGCGCCCCGAGCCGATCGCCGTGGACTACGCGCGCACGGTCGCCGGGGTCTTCGCCCGGCAGGGCGCGCTGGCGGCGTCGATCGCCACGGCCCGCGGCCTGCCGCTGCGGCTCGTGCGGACTTCGGTGGCGCAGGCCGCGCTGCACGCGGTGGCGCAGTACCTGGCCGTCGCGACCGCCGACGACGACTGGACGGAGATCCGCGGGACCGGTGGGCCGCCGTTCACCACCGCCGACGGGGTGCACGTGGAGGTCGAGACGCTGAAGGCCGAGGACTGGGCGCGGTTCTGGAGCCTGCTCGGCGCCTCCCCCGCGGCCATCCGCGCCGGGTGGCCACCGTTCCAGCAGCGCTTCGGCACCGCGGTGTGCCCGCTGCCGGACGAACTGGCCGCCCGGGTGGCCGCCCGGATCTTCCGCTCGGTGGCCGAGGCGGGGGCGGCGGCGGGGGTGAGCGTGCTGCCGGCCCGCGAGTGCCCACGGGACCTGCCCGGCCCCGCGTTCCGAGTCACCCCGGCGGGTGATCCGGGGCCCGGCTGGCCACCACCGGGTGACCTGCCGCTGGCGGGCCTGGTGGTGGTCGAGTCGGCTCGCCGGGTGCAGGGACCGCTGGCCGGGCACGTGCTGAGCCTGCTCGGCGCCGAGGTCGTCCGGGTCGAGCCGCCGGGCGGCGATCCCGCGCGCTGGGTGCCGCCGATCGTGGACGGCTGCTCGGCACGCTTCCTCGCGCTGAACCGGAGCAAGTCGGCCGTCGAGCTGGACCTGTCCACCCCTTCCGGCCGGGCCGGACTGGTGGAACTGCTGGCCGGAGCCCACGTTTTCCTGCACAACTGGGCGCCGGGCAAGGCCGCCTCCTGGGGCCTCGACGACCTCCCGTCCGTCCACTCCGGACTGGTCTACGCGTGGGCCGGCGGCTGGGGCGGGGCGTTCGGCGACAATCCCCCGCTCGGCACCGACTACCTCGTGCAGGCACACAGCGGACTCGCCGCGGCGCTACGACCCGGCGCGCCCGCGCCGTCACTGATGACGCTGACCGACGTGCTGGGCGGGCTGGTCTGCGCCGAAGGAATCCTGACCGCGCTGCTCGACCGTGTCCGGACCGGCCGCGGCGCCCGTGTCGATTCGTCGCTTTGGTCCGCCATTTCGCTGGTGCCGCAACGCCGTCCACAGTGGACAAGCTCGATCGAGCTGCGGGACGGCAGGCTGTACGGCGCCACCGAGCCGATCGAGGTGTGCACCGATCTCGCCGAACTGGCCGCCGATCCGCGGTTCGCCACCGCGCTCGGCCGCGACGGTTACGCGTATCCGCTGCCACCCTGGGAGTTCGCTTGA
- a CDS encoding PHB depolymerase family esterase has translation MRTLTIALTLLAALLTGAVPASAANIVEVTGFGTNPGALKMFRYVPDGLPAGRPIVVAMHGCTQNAAGYGEQTGWRALADSGRFSLVLPEQQPGNNFNRCFNWFQSGDTARGSGEAESIAQMVRRTRADTGGTTAYATGLSAGGGMTSEVLASYPDLFAGGAVVAGLPQGCATTMVDAFSCMNPGKDRSPAAWGDSVRAASGHQGRWPVVSLWQGTADYTVAAANQRELVEQWTNVHGIPATPSETDSVAGYPHAVYRDGGGRAVVETYSLTGMGHGQPVDPPACGTAAAYILDVGICAAARIGAFWGLG, from the coding sequence ATGCGAACGCTGACGATCGCCTTGACCCTGCTGGCAGCGCTGCTGACGGGTGCCGTCCCGGCTTCGGCGGCGAACATCGTGGAGGTGACCGGTTTCGGGACCAATCCGGGGGCGCTCAAGATGTTCCGGTACGTGCCGGACGGGCTGCCGGCCGGGCGGCCGATCGTGGTCGCGATGCACGGGTGCACGCAGAACGCGGCCGGTTACGGGGAGCAGACCGGGTGGCGCGCGCTGGCCGACAGCGGGCGGTTCAGCCTGGTGCTGCCGGAGCAGCAGCCGGGCAACAATTTCAACCGGTGCTTCAACTGGTTCCAGTCCGGGGACACCGCGCGGGGTTCGGGTGAGGCCGAGTCGATCGCGCAGATGGTGCGCCGGACGCGGGCCGACACCGGCGGCACGACGGCGTACGCCACCGGGTTGTCGGCCGGTGGTGGCATGACGTCGGAGGTGCTGGCGTCCTATCCGGACCTGTTCGCGGGCGGTGCCGTGGTCGCCGGGCTGCCGCAGGGGTGCGCCACCACGATGGTGGACGCGTTCTCGTGCATGAACCCCGGTAAGGACCGCAGCCCGGCGGCGTGGGGTGACAGCGTGCGCGCGGCGAGCGGTCACCAGGGGCGGTGGCCGGTGGTCAGCCTCTGGCAGGGCACCGCCGACTACACCGTCGCCGCGGCGAACCAGCGGGAGCTGGTCGAGCAGTGGACCAACGTGCACGGCATCCCGGCCACGCCGAGCGAGACCGATTCGGTGGCGGGCTACCCGCACGCGGTCTACCGCGACGGCGGCGGCCGGGCGGTGGTCGAGACGTACTCGCTGACCGGGATGGGGCACGGGCAGCCGGTCGATCCGCCCGCCTGCGGCACGGCGGCGGCGTACATCCTGGACGTGGGGATCTGCGCGGCTGCGCGGATCGGTGCGTTCTGGGGGCTGGGCTGA
- a CDS encoding class I adenylate-forming enzyme family protein: MTEWVSNSGLRLRDLVPADCRAEWVRRGFCPDRDLFSLFTAHAEAHPRRAAVIDSRGVLDYAGLLALTGRAAAGLHRAGFGQRDVIAIHLPNGRDAVAVELAAYALGAVALPIPLSSRARDLRALLERSRARGLITAVPYGSGSWPRPEVHPEHPARLLVSTGSEATPKLVAYSHNAFAGGRANYVRALGADRNLVLVPLASSFGSCGVPVGIAALGTTLIVQDSFDAAGAVRALTAHRPTHVFAVPTMLGRMAAIPADPAEDLSDLDVLVSSGAALPERVRLAAEARFGRPVRTVYGSSDGVNCRDGVPDPAVTSIRIVGGEIQARGPMSPLCYAGAPELDARYRTPDGWVRTGDRGRFDAGGRLHVLGRLRQVVIRGGYNISPAEVEGELGAHPEIAEVACVGVPDDDLGERLCACVVPRGPGLTLAGLTGFLEARGLERRKLPESLVLLPELPLGPTGKICRKSLVSLVRERW; the protein is encoded by the coding sequence TTGACCGAGTGGGTGTCGAACAGCGGTCTCCGGCTGCGCGACCTGGTGCCCGCCGACTGCCGCGCGGAGTGGGTCCGGCGTGGGTTCTGTCCGGACCGCGACCTGTTTTCCCTGTTCACCGCGCATGCCGAGGCGCACCCGCGGCGTGCCGCGGTGATCGATTCCCGGGGCGTGCTCGACTACGCCGGGCTGCTGGCGCTGACCGGCCGGGCCGCCGCCGGCCTGCACCGGGCGGGATTCGGGCAGCGGGACGTGATCGCCATCCACCTGCCCAACGGCCGTGACGCCGTCGCGGTCGAACTGGCCGCCTACGCGCTCGGCGCGGTCGCCCTGCCCATTCCGCTGAGCTCCCGCGCCCGCGACCTGCGTGCCCTGCTGGAGCGGTCGCGCGCACGCGGGCTGATCACCGCGGTTCCGTACGGCTCCGGTTCGTGGCCACGGCCGGAGGTGCACCCCGAGCACCCGGCGCGGCTGCTGGTGTCCACCGGCTCGGAGGCCACGCCGAAGCTGGTGGCCTACTCGCACAACGCCTTCGCCGGGGGCCGGGCGAACTACGTCCGCGCGCTGGGTGCCGACCGCAACCTGGTGCTGGTGCCGCTGGCCTCGTCGTTCGGGTCGTGCGGGGTGCCGGTGGGCATCGCGGCGCTCGGCACCACGCTGATCGTGCAGGACTCCTTCGACGCGGCGGGCGCGGTCCGCGCGCTGACCGCGCACCGGCCGACGCACGTGTTCGCGGTGCCGACGATGCTCGGCCGGATGGCCGCGATACCAGCGGATCCAGCGGAAGATCTGTCCGATTTGGACGTTCTGGTGAGCAGTGGGGCCGCGCTCCCCGAACGGGTCCGGCTGGCCGCCGAAGCCCGGTTCGGCAGGCCGGTGCGCACGGTCTACGGCTCGTCCGACGGGGTCAACTGCCGCGACGGCGTGCCGGATCCGGCGGTCACCAGCATCCGGATCGTCGGCGGTGAGATCCAGGCACGCGGCCCGATGAGCCCGCTCTGCTACGCCGGGGCACCCGAACTCGACGCGCGGTACCGGACGCCGGACGGCTGGGTGCGCACCGGCGACCGCGGCCGCTTCGACGCCGGCGGGCGGCTGCACGTGCTCGGCAGGCTGCGGCAGGTGGTGATCCGCGGTGGGTACAACATCAGCCCCGCCGAGGTGGAGGGGGAACTGGGCGCCCACCCCGAGATCGCCGAGGTCGCCTGCGTCGGCGTGCCGGACGACGACCTCGGCGAACGGCTGTGCGCGTGCGTGGTGCCGCGCGGGCCCGGCCTCACCCTCGCCGGGCTCACCGGGTTCCTCGAAGCCCGCGGCCTCGAACGCCGCAAGCTGCCGGAATCGCTGGTGCTGCTGCCCGAACTGCCGCTGGGCCCGACCGGCAAGATCTGCCGGAAATCCCTGGTCAGCCTGGTGCGGGAACGCTGGTGA
- the rnhA gene encoding ribonuclease HI, with product MTERIVEIYTDGACSGNPGPGGWGAVLRYGTHEKELYGGQAAETTNNRMELTAPIRALESLKRPVEVRLYTDSTYVRNGITSWLPRWKSNGWQTSGRTPVKNADLWQRLEQAAARHQVEWHWVKGHAGHPENERADRLAVKGLEEAVAAG from the coding sequence GTGACAGAGCGGATCGTGGAGATCTACACCGACGGTGCGTGCAGCGGCAATCCCGGCCCCGGTGGCTGGGGCGCGGTCCTGCGGTACGGCACGCACGAGAAGGAGCTCTACGGCGGTCAGGCGGCCGAGACCACGAACAACCGGATGGAGCTGACCGCGCCGATCCGCGCGCTGGAGAGCCTCAAGCGCCCGGTCGAGGTCCGGCTGTACACCGACAGCACCTACGTCCGCAACGGCATCACCTCGTGGCTGCCGCGGTGGAAGAGCAACGGCTGGCAGACCTCGGGCAGGACCCCGGTGAAGAACGCCGACCTGTGGCAGCGGCTCGAGCAGGCCGCCGCCCGCCACCAGGTGGAATGGCATTGGGTCAAGGGCCACGCCGGGCACCCGGAGAACGAGCGCGCCGACCGGCTGGCGGTCAAGGGCCTGGAAGAGGCCGTCGCCGCCGGGTGA
- a CDS encoding tannase/feruloyl esterase family alpha/beta hydrolase codes for MLSKLALAGALLATVLLPGTATADDCAPPRVPGAAKQVAACLADLTTAGTVASGHTVPADWAGLTSAALPRPGAVPGVQIDGYFPDSSTTNQHHGWAHDAQFVLRLPARWNGGLVVAGSPGNRAQYANDRAIADHVLAAGYAYAATDKGNTGLEFFTDGHRPGDAVAEWNHRVTQLTLAAKATVAQRYGRLPQRTLMAGISNGGYLVRWQLENRAWLYDGGVDWEGTLWTAGGPNLFTFLPAAIRNYPAYSAGSAEAHQAILDAGFAPGSEFLWPYHDQVYWGLTQRIYRTEFDPEYRGSDADYAYADRPRRVHRAVERVELTGRIGKPLITLHGTLDALLPISRDSDVYAQMVGDRPHRYYRIEGGTHTDALYDTYPDRLRPIGPCFLSAVEAMGGWLDGHTPPPSKTVRRAPGEATACEL; via the coding sequence ATGCTGTCGAAACTGGCGCTGGCCGGCGCGCTCTTGGCCACGGTTCTGCTGCCGGGCACCGCCACCGCGGACGACTGCGCGCCGCCGCGGGTGCCGGGCGCGGCCAAGCAGGTCGCCGCCTGCCTGGCCGACCTGACCACCGCGGGCACCGTCGCTTCGGGCCACACCGTGCCCGCGGACTGGGCCGGGCTCACCTCGGCCGCGCTGCCACGGCCCGGCGCGGTGCCGGGTGTGCAGATCGACGGCTACTTCCCGGATTCCTCCACCACGAACCAGCACCACGGCTGGGCGCACGACGCGCAGTTCGTGCTCCGCCTGCCCGCGCGGTGGAACGGCGGCCTGGTGGTGGCGGGTTCACCCGGCAACCGCGCGCAGTACGCCAACGACCGGGCCATCGCCGACCACGTGCTCGCCGCCGGGTACGCCTACGCCGCCACGGACAAGGGCAACACCGGCCTGGAGTTCTTCACCGACGGCCACCGGCCGGGCGACGCGGTGGCGGAGTGGAACCACCGGGTGACCCAGCTGACCTTGGCGGCCAAGGCCACCGTCGCCCAGCGGTACGGCAGGCTTCCACAAAGGACACTCATGGCGGGCATCTCCAACGGCGGCTACCTGGTGCGCTGGCAGCTGGAGAACCGGGCCTGGCTCTACGACGGCGGGGTGGACTGGGAAGGCACGCTCTGGACCGCCGGTGGTCCGAACCTGTTCACCTTCCTCCCGGCGGCGATCCGGAATTACCCGGCCTATTCCGCCGGTTCCGCCGAAGCACACCAAGCCATTCTCGACGCCGGTTTCGCGCCCGGTTCCGAATTTCTCTGGCCCTATCACGATCAGGTCTACTGGGGACTGACGCAGCGCATCTACCGCACCGAATTCGACCCGGAATACCGCGGTTCCGACGCCGATTACGCGTACGCGGACCGGCCGCGGCGGGTGCACCGGGCGGTGGAGCGGGTCGAGCTGACCGGCCGCATCGGCAAGCCGCTGATCACCCTGCACGGCACGCTGGACGCGCTGCTGCCGATCAGCCGCGACTCCGACGTCTACGCCCAGATGGTCGGCGACCGGCCCCACCGCTACTACCGGATCGAGGGCGGCACGCACACCGACGCGCTCTACGACACCTACCCGGACCGCCTCCGCCCGATCGGCCCGTGCTTCCTCAGCGCGGTCGAGGCGATGGGCGGCTGGCTCGACGGGCACACGCCGCCGCCGTCGAAGACGGTCCGGCGAGCCCCTGGCGAGGCCACTGCCTGCGAGCTGTGA